Proteins encoded in a region of the Pigmentiphaga litoralis genome:
- a CDS encoding IclR family transcriptional regulator, translating into MRLAACHRAIYSGADQAFGAHMADSGGSLSKVRAVERAMALLRAFGPTSTRLSLAELTRLSGLDKGTTRRILQTLASGDFIEFDDTTKTYSLGPGILLLLPGVRYGSDLRDVAAPALTRLAEESGATSYLWTYFDGFAMCLDRVKSPELHIDTLRSGIGTRVTLNHSAGPRVLLAYLSAEERGKVLGAPLEQPTSRSVVDPAMLEASAAKIRKQGWEFATDDYALGMSALGVPVLNARGELVASVSIASLTPQFSVADGRPELLSLVQKTALDIGARLRPG; encoded by the coding sequence ATGCGCCTGGCAGCATGTCACCGGGCGATATACTCGGGGGCTGATCAAGCATTCGGTGCACATATGGCGGATAGTGGTGGCTCGTTATCGAAGGTTCGTGCTGTCGAACGCGCCATGGCGCTATTGCGTGCCTTCGGGCCCACTTCCACTCGGTTGTCACTCGCCGAACTCACTCGTCTGAGCGGGCTCGACAAAGGCACAACACGACGCATCCTCCAGACCCTCGCATCTGGGGACTTCATCGAGTTCGATGACACGACAAAGACCTATTCTCTCGGGCCAGGCATCCTGTTGCTGCTGCCTGGCGTCAGGTACGGAAGCGACCTGCGCGATGTCGCTGCGCCAGCGTTGACGCGGCTTGCCGAAGAGTCCGGTGCGACGTCTTATCTTTGGACGTACTTCGACGGGTTTGCGATGTGTCTCGACAGAGTGAAAAGTCCCGAGCTGCACATTGACACCTTGCGCTCGGGTATCGGTACGCGTGTCACCCTGAACCACAGTGCCGGGCCGCGGGTCTTGCTGGCGTATCTGTCTGCTGAAGAAAGAGGGAAAGTGCTCGGCGCGCCACTTGAGCAGCCCACTTCTCGAAGCGTCGTCGATCCCGCCATGCTGGAAGCCTCCGCTGCGAAGATCAGAAAGCAGGGGTGGGAATTCGCGACAGATGACTACGCGCTGGGCATGTCCGCACTCGGGGTACCCGTACTGAATGCCCGAGGCGAACTCGTGGCAAGCGTCAGCATTGCATCGCTGACGCCGCAATTTTCCGTGGCCGATGGCCGGCCCGAATTGCTTTCCCTCGTGCAGAAAACGGCGCTCGACATTGGCGCACGGTTGCGGCCAGGCTGA
- a CDS encoding Bug family tripartite tricarboxylate transporter substrate binding protein codes for MTTPSRRAFLTSASLGALSTLAPSAFAAQAWPSKPITFVVGFPPGGLTDAGARLLSTGLGTSLGYPAVVESKPGASGNLAVSDVLRSRDSHRMLVANTSITINPHTFPTPVPSPMEFAPIGLIFESSLVLCVNPGSPAKNFDQFRSWVQSESKAGAFNYATADNGGITHLAMEYFRERAGLPAMTHVAYKGSGPAIRDVIGNQVPCVMDGASLLIPFIASGRLHPILVTSAARLPALPDVPTASELGLKDFAVSSFVGLWGAPRLELDIVRRMNAALNTAILSPAIANAITKNGDLVGGGTPERLAKLTEQNFQLWGDIAKRNNIKAD; via the coding sequence ATGACGACTCCATCACGGCGCGCCTTTCTCACCTCGGCCTCCCTCGGGGCGCTTTCGACATTGGCGCCTTCGGCTTTTGCCGCGCAGGCTTGGCCATCCAAACCCATTACTTTCGTCGTCGGGTTTCCGCCGGGTGGACTGACTGACGCCGGCGCGCGGTTACTTTCGACCGGCCTGGGCACATCCCTGGGGTATCCGGCAGTGGTGGAAAGCAAACCCGGCGCCTCGGGCAACCTGGCCGTCAGCGACGTGTTGAGATCCAGGGACAGCCACAGGATGTTGGTTGCCAACACCAGCATCACCATCAATCCGCACACATTCCCGACGCCAGTACCTAGCCCGATGGAGTTCGCGCCGATCGGGCTGATTTTTGAATCCAGTCTGGTCCTATGTGTGAATCCCGGCTCGCCAGCGAAAAACTTCGATCAGTTTCGGTCGTGGGTTCAGTCTGAATCCAAGGCGGGTGCATTCAATTACGCAACAGCGGACAACGGCGGTATCACGCATCTGGCGATGGAGTATTTCCGTGAGCGCGCGGGCTTGCCTGCAATGACACACGTCGCCTATAAGGGCAGCGGTCCGGCAATTCGCGATGTCATCGGCAATCAGGTGCCCTGTGTGATGGACGGTGCGTCACTTCTGATTCCCTTTATTGCATCGGGGCGATTGCACCCGATCCTGGTCACCAGCGCCGCTCGCCTGCCTGCGTTACCGGACGTTCCCACTGCCTCGGAGTTGGGTTTGAAGGATTTCGCGGTGAGCTCCTTTGTCGGGCTTTGGGGCGCTCCACGACTCGAGCTCGATATCGTGCGCAGAATGAACGCGGCACTGAACACCGCAATCCTGTCACCGGCGATCGCGAATGCCATCACCAAGAACGGAGATCTGGTGGGTGGCGGAACCCCGGAGCGGTTGGCAAAGCTCACGGAGCAGAATTTCCAGCTGTGGGGCGATATCGCAAAGCGCAACAACATCAAGGCGGATTGA
- a CDS encoding N,N-dimethylformamidase beta subunit family domain-containing protein — protein sequence MTANGETKPVRNGNDGVAAKRPGTYDGIEVDAISGRRQGARETWVEVPERNGYPAAWCYTDKRSYLPGDTVRLHLSSNVDAIAVRAGRDDATSISLHQTRLAKARFHPLPERAYEHGCDWPVFTEWTLPAHVQPGAYLVEAIDSTGAVLGHHLFFVKPVHRRASALALVVATSTWTAYNDWGGANHYYGLHPGTPRGRSPRLSIHRPWARGQIWLPSDAPRSMNSERADRPGSARYEFIEWASIHGFSKYYALAGWATYERPFVLWAEKHGFEVDLITQDELHSQPDALDGYACAVFVGHDEYWTREMRDHVDAFITRGGNVARFAGNFMWQIRLEDNGATQVAYKYDARTQDPARDSDPGRLTSAWEDPLVNHPGASTFGVNALRGIYAGFGGMARQSPRGYSVFRPEHWAFAGTGLGYADMFGSQASIFGYEVDGLDYTFHEGRPEPLGSDGALPGLEILAMGWATSAEAGRPQDSDSLMLGDRDAHFRAAMLESDTSPATVQKHSRGCGMIVHFKKGRGQVFTAATCEWVAGLCKNDFATVTITRNVLKEFLKRSI from the coding sequence ATGACCGCCAATGGCGAAACGAAACCCGTACGCAACGGCAATGACGGTGTGGCCGCAAAACGGCCGGGGACCTACGACGGCATTGAGGTCGACGCGATTTCTGGAAGGCGACAAGGAGCCCGCGAAACCTGGGTGGAAGTTCCCGAGCGAAACGGTTATCCCGCTGCCTGGTGTTACACCGACAAGCGCTCTTACCTTCCTGGTGACACCGTCCGTCTGCACCTTTCTTCCAACGTTGACGCCATTGCAGTTCGAGCAGGGCGGGATGACGCGACAAGCATCTCCTTGCACCAGACGCGCCTTGCGAAGGCGCGCTTTCATCCCTTGCCCGAACGAGCCTACGAGCACGGGTGCGACTGGCCGGTGTTTACGGAATGGACCCTGCCGGCACACGTGCAGCCAGGCGCCTACCTGGTGGAGGCTATCGACTCGACAGGCGCGGTGCTGGGGCACCATCTCTTTTTCGTCAAGCCAGTTCACCGACGTGCCAGCGCGCTCGCGCTGGTCGTCGCGACGTCCACCTGGACTGCCTACAACGACTGGGGCGGAGCCAATCACTACTACGGCCTGCATCCTGGAACGCCGCGTGGTCGGTCGCCCAGGCTGTCAATTCACAGGCCTTGGGCCCGCGGGCAAATATGGCTTCCTTCCGATGCGCCGCGCTCAATGAATTCCGAGCGGGCCGACAGACCCGGGTCTGCACGTTACGAATTCATCGAGTGGGCGTCCATCCACGGATTCAGCAAGTATTACGCGCTTGCAGGCTGGGCCACCTACGAAAGACCGTTTGTGTTGTGGGCTGAAAAGCACGGGTTCGAAGTCGACCTCATAACGCAGGATGAACTGCATAGCCAACCTGACGCTCTCGATGGTTATGCCTGTGCTGTCTTTGTCGGTCACGATGAGTACTGGACTCGAGAAATGCGCGATCACGTCGACGCATTCATCACCCGCGGCGGCAATGTCGCGCGATTTGCTGGCAACTTCATGTGGCAGATTCGCCTTGAGGACAATGGCGCAACGCAGGTGGCTTATAAATACGATGCTCGAACGCAGGATCCGGCACGGGATTCGGATCCCGGCAGACTGACGAGCGCCTGGGAGGATCCTTTAGTCAATCACCCCGGCGCGAGTACATTCGGCGTCAACGCCTTGCGCGGCATCTACGCCGGATTTGGAGGGATGGCGCGACAGAGCCCGCGTGGCTACTCGGTTTTCAGACCGGAACACTGGGCATTCGCAGGTACCGGTCTCGGGTACGCAGATATGTTTGGGAGCCAGGCCAGCATATTTGGATATGAGGTGGACGGACTCGACTACACCTTCCATGAGGGCCGGCCTGAACCGCTTGGCAGCGACGGCGCCCTTCCAGGACTCGAAATTCTCGCGATGGGTTGGGCGACATCGGCCGAGGCCGGGCGGCCCCAGGACAGCGATTCGCTCATGCTGGGAGATCGCGATGCTCACTTCCGGGCCGCAATGCTGGAGTCAGACACATCCCCGGCGACTGTGCAAAAGCACAGTCGGGGATGCGGCATGATCGTTCACTTCAAAAAGGGTCGTGGACAGGTCTTCACTGCGGCAACCTGCGAGTGGGTGGCAGGACTGTGCAAAAATGATTTTGCGACAGTGACCATTACCAGAAATGTCCTCAAGGAATTTCTAAAGCGATCGATCTGA
- a CDS encoding VOC family protein has translation MAHRGADRQIDNIEFNVSNIDRSKAFYSAAFDWRFTDYGPTYTEFSDGRLTGGFTTGEPVRPGGPLVIVYADDLAETERRVIAAGASISRAVFDFPGGRRFHFIDPDGYELAVWSAQ, from the coding sequence ATGGCACATCGAGGCGCCGACAGGCAGATCGACAACATCGAATTCAACGTGAGCAACATCGACCGCAGCAAGGCGTTCTACAGCGCAGCCTTTGACTGGCGTTTCACGGACTACGGCCCTACCTACACTGAATTTTCGGATGGCCGACTGACCGGTGGCTTCACCACGGGCGAGCCAGTTCGCCCAGGCGGACCGCTTGTGATCGTGTACGCCGATGATCTGGCTGAAACCGAGAGACGCGTCATCGCTGCCGGCGCGTCCATCTCACGTGCTGTCTTCGACTTCCCTGGCGGACGCCGCTTCCACTTCATTGATCCGGACGGCTATGAACTGGCGGTCTGGTCAGCTCAATAA
- a CDS encoding FtsX-like permease family protein, giving the protein MNPWPLIHAALARYRWSALAFILLVAAGVALSVALVSQERALRSGSARAADRFDLIVAAPGSRTDSLLATVFLRPGSAQLLSPAFSAALLNDSRGSFVSPLAFGDSHRGRPVVGVTAALVDHLSNGLAEGRTFASRTEAVVGSASPLKVGARFHPAHGVHHNGEAHGGDDDLDAHQVEIVVVGRMKPTGSPWDRAVMVPVELVWETHHLPTGHAPGATQLGPPFDEAFTPGIPAAVMRTANLAEAYKLRRAYTGRESMAFFPAEALIQLYAVLGDIRQLMSLLAIVTQALVLLAITASVFILFRLLTPQFVTLRALGAPRRFVFVVAWGFTAALMLVGIMVGLAGGFGLSFGISWWLARVTGVSLQPGLGWEEIVMAFVLLVVGLALAVLPAWRLQRVSLAGALKDY; this is encoded by the coding sequence ATGAATCCCTGGCCCCTGATCCACGCGGCCCTGGCGCGCTACCGCTGGAGTGCCTTGGCGTTCATTCTGTTGGTGGCCGCGGGCGTTGCGCTGTCCGTCGCCCTGGTGTCGCAAGAGCGGGCGCTGCGTAGCGGCAGTGCGAGAGCGGCGGATCGTTTCGACCTGATCGTGGCTGCCCCTGGAAGCCGCACCGACAGTCTGCTTGCCACCGTGTTCCTGCGACCCGGAAGCGCCCAACTGCTCAGCCCCGCCTTCAGCGCGGCGTTGCTCAACGACAGCCGCGGCAGCTTCGTATCGCCGCTGGCATTCGGCGACAGCCATCGCGGACGACCGGTGGTCGGGGTCACCGCGGCGCTGGTGGACCATCTGTCGAACGGACTTGCCGAAGGGCGGACGTTCGCCAGCCGTACCGAGGCCGTCGTCGGATCCGCATCGCCATTGAAGGTAGGCGCGCGGTTCCATCCCGCCCATGGCGTGCATCACAACGGCGAGGCGCACGGCGGCGACGACGACCTGGATGCGCACCAGGTCGAGATCGTCGTCGTCGGCCGCATGAAGCCGACCGGCTCGCCCTGGGACCGTGCGGTGATGGTGCCCGTCGAACTGGTATGGGAAACGCATCACCTGCCGACAGGCCACGCGCCGGGCGCCACGCAACTCGGCCCCCCGTTCGATGAAGCCTTCACGCCCGGTATTCCGGCCGCGGTGATGCGGACCGCCAATCTGGCGGAAGCCTACAAGCTGCGGCGCGCCTACACGGGACGCGAATCCATGGCCTTCTTCCCGGCCGAAGCGTTGATCCAGCTCTACGCCGTGCTGGGCGACATCCGGCAGCTGATGAGCCTGCTGGCCATCGTCACGCAGGCCTTGGTACTCCTGGCCATCACGGCCAGCGTGTTCATCCTGTTCCGCTTGTTGACGCCGCAGTTCGTCACCCTGCGCGCCTTGGGCGCCCCCCGCCGATTCGTGTTCGTCGTCGCATGGGGCTTCACCGCCGCGCTGATGCTCGTCGGCATCATGGTGGGGCTGGCAGGCGGCTTCGGATTGTCGTTCGGCATTTCCTGGTGGCTTGCCAGGGTGACCGGCGTCAGCCTTCAGCCGGGGCTGGGGTGGGAAGAGATCGTGATGGCATTTGTGCTGCTGGTCGTTGGCCTGGCGTTGGCGGTGTTGCCTGCGTGGAGACTGCAGCGGGTGTCGTTGGCGGGGGCGTTGAAGGATTATTGA
- a CDS encoding ABC transporter ATP-binding protein: protein MIPTLEAVAVGTTFADAGGGRIAALDQVDACFLPGQLSVIVGPSGSGKSTLLHALAGIVVPDAGRILFGSTDLSTLNEGQRDAWRLTHCGMVFQDFRLIDELDALANTLLPAQFTRLRTPAALRQRAQLLLAEFGVPARSGPVARLSRGEQQRVALARALLLDPPVVLADEATASLDADNGQRIAHALLAVARAGKTVIAVTHDDRLSALADQRLMLKTGRVVTPEVHRA from the coding sequence GTGATCCCCACGCTCGAGGCAGTCGCGGTCGGCACGACGTTTGCCGATGCCGGCGGCGGCCGGATTGCCGCGCTCGACCAGGTCGACGCGTGTTTCCTGCCAGGCCAATTGAGTGTGATCGTCGGTCCGTCGGGCTCGGGCAAGAGCACCTTGCTGCACGCGCTCGCGGGCATCGTGGTTCCGGACGCGGGCCGCATTCTTTTCGGTTCGACAGACTTGAGCACGCTCAATGAAGGCCAGCGCGATGCCTGGCGGCTGACCCATTGCGGCATGGTGTTCCAGGACTTTCGCCTGATCGACGAACTCGACGCACTCGCCAATACCTTGCTGCCCGCCCAGTTCACGCGTCTGCGGACGCCGGCCGCACTGCGCCAGCGAGCCCAGTTGCTGCTGGCCGAGTTCGGTGTGCCCGCAAGATCCGGACCGGTCGCCAGGCTGTCGCGCGGCGAACAGCAGCGCGTGGCCTTGGCACGCGCCTTGCTGCTTGATCCGCCGGTGGTCCTGGCGGACGAGGCGACTGCCAGCCTGGATGCCGACAACGGCCAGCGCATTGCTCATGCCTTGCTTGCGGTCGCGCGCGCTGGCAAGACCGTGATTGCGGTGACCCATGATGACAGGCTGTCCGCCCTGGCCGACCAGCGCCTGATGTTGAAGACCGGCCGGGTGGTCACGCCCGAGGTGCATCGAGCATGA
- a CDS encoding M20/M25/M40 family metallo-hydrolase codes for MKSSCSSFPLSALSLTLASAVLMASAAQAQTADPAAQVQRVLASPAFKSAAATLDKEHGRIVEDAIKLTEIPAPPFAEKERAEEFAKMLKAVGLSDVQIDPEGNVLGLRKGTRGDGKVVVVSAHLDTVFPAGTDVKVKRQGTKLYAPGIGDDSTSLAVLLGFVRAMKAAGVNTRDDILFVGTVGEEGPGDLRGVRYLFTKGAYKDKIKSFFSVESGDINRVTHGGVGSKRYRITFNGPGGHSYSAFGAVNPMFAQAQAAAELSRIQVPTTPKTTYSIGLIGGGTSVNSIPVSSWMEVDMRSESVDELKRVEDRLLKIVQDAADGENFARSTKDAKITVEAKLIGDRPAGSTDMNAEIVQIAKSAIEAAGYKPNFNWSSTDSNMPMNLGIPALTIGRGDVGKSGRSHSLDEWTDVEKGPMVKAMTTSLSIVLTATGME; via the coding sequence ATGAAATCTTCCTGCTCGTCGTTCCCGCTCTCCGCGCTGTCGTTGACCCTGGCTTCGGCCGTCTTGATGGCCAGCGCCGCACAGGCCCAGACTGCCGATCCCGCCGCGCAAGTGCAGCGTGTGCTGGCCAGCCCGGCGTTCAAAAGCGCCGCTGCAACGCTGGACAAGGAGCATGGACGGATCGTTGAAGATGCCATCAAGCTGACCGAAATTCCTGCGCCGCCGTTCGCTGAAAAGGAACGCGCCGAGGAATTCGCCAAGATGCTCAAGGCGGTTGGCCTCAGTGATGTGCAGATCGACCCGGAAGGCAATGTGCTGGGCCTGCGCAAGGGAACGCGCGGCGACGGCAAGGTGGTAGTGGTCTCGGCCCACCTGGATACCGTGTTTCCCGCGGGCACCGACGTCAAGGTCAAGCGTCAAGGGACCAAGCTGTATGCCCCGGGCATCGGCGACGACAGCACCAGCCTGGCGGTGCTGCTGGGTTTTGTGCGCGCCATGAAGGCCGCCGGCGTCAACACCCGCGACGACATTCTGTTCGTCGGCACGGTGGGTGAAGAAGGCCCGGGCGACTTGCGCGGCGTGCGGTATCTCTTCACCAAGGGCGCCTACAAGGACAAGATCAAGTCCTTCTTTTCGGTGGAGTCAGGTGACATCAATCGCGTGACGCACGGCGGCGTGGGTTCCAAGCGCTACCGCATCACGTTCAACGGTCCTGGCGGTCACAGCTACAGTGCCTTTGGCGCCGTCAATCCGATGTTCGCCCAGGCTCAGGCCGCGGCCGAGCTCTCGCGCATCCAGGTGCCCACGACGCCCAAGACCACCTACAGCATCGGCCTGATCGGGGGCGGCACGTCCGTCAATTCGATCCCGGTCAGCAGCTGGATGGAAGTGGACATGCGCTCTGAATCGGTGGATGAACTCAAGCGGGTGGAAGATCGTCTGCTGAAGATCGTGCAGGATGCCGCTGATGGCGAGAACTTTGCCCGGTCCACCAAAGACGCGAAGATCACGGTCGAGGCCAAGCTGATTGGCGATCGCCCCGCCGGCAGTACCGACATGAATGCCGAGATCGTGCAGATCGCCAAGTCGGCCATCGAAGCGGCAGGCTACAAGCCGAACTTCAATTGGAGTTCGACCGACTCCAACATGCCGATGAACCTTGGCATTCCTGCCCTGACCATCGGCCGCGGCGACGTGGGCAAGAGCGGCCGCAGCCATTCGCTGGATGAATGGACGGACGTCGAGAAGGGCCCGATGGTCAAGGCCATGACAACGTCGCTGAGCATTGTGCTCACCGCGACCGGAATGGAATAA
- a CDS encoding SDR family oxidoreductase: MDKTLDAPLILITGGSRGVGAATARIAAQRGYDVAISYVSNDDAARAVVADVEEAGQRGLAIRADSASPDDVVQMFETIDRTFGRIDVLVNNAGIIAKQSRLEDLGFERMQRIFAVNTIGPILCSQQAVKRMSHRHGGRGGVVINISSASARLGSPNEYVDYAASKGALETFTIGFAKEVAGEGIRVNCVRPGHIYTEMHASGGEPGRVDRVKATIPMGRGGQPEEVAHAILWLASSEASFVTGTFLDATGGK; this comes from the coding sequence ATGGACAAGACCCTGGATGCGCCGCTTATCCTGATCACCGGCGGAAGCCGCGGTGTCGGCGCTGCAACCGCCCGTATCGCCGCGCAACGAGGCTATGACGTGGCCATCAGTTATGTATCCAACGACGACGCGGCGCGGGCTGTCGTGGCCGATGTCGAGGAGGCCGGCCAACGGGGCTTGGCGATTCGCGCGGACAGCGCGTCGCCCGACGACGTGGTGCAGATGTTCGAGACCATCGACCGGACATTCGGCCGGATCGACGTGCTGGTGAACAACGCCGGCATCATCGCCAAGCAGTCTCGCCTTGAAGATCTTGGGTTCGAGCGGATGCAGCGGATCTTTGCGGTCAACACGATCGGCCCGATCCTTTGCTCCCAGCAGGCGGTCAAGCGCATGTCGCACCGCCACGGCGGTCGTGGCGGAGTGGTGATCAACATCTCGTCCGCATCGGCCCGGCTCGGCAGCCCCAATGAGTACGTCGACTATGCCGCCTCGAAGGGTGCGCTCGAGACGTTCACCATCGGCTTCGCCAAGGAAGTGGCCGGTGAAGGCATACGCGTCAACTGCGTCCGGCCGGGTCATATCTACACCGAGATGCATGCCAGTGGTGGCGAGCCCGGGCGAGTTGATCGCGTGAAGGCCACCATCCCGATGGGGCGTGGCGGTCAACCCGAAGAGGTGGCCCATGCCATCCTGTGGCTCGCCAGCTCGGAAGCGTCGTTTGTTACCGGCACCTTCCTTGACGCAACCGGGGGCAAGTAG
- a CDS encoding heavy metal sensor histidine kinase — MKGLPRALSLRLAIMFALVSVLLMGAFGFYLYQSLEREIAWRDDQALLGRLQHTQALITDSTTVETLRGRPKLYENMLGNRDNLLWILDDAGKVLIEINPVNLALPDLQAAPVARLGNGRYADPVRLAWVDVVNGNRRLTLIAGKLLTEREQMLGAYRLKLWMALAVAALLAFALGGWVSQRGLRPVRSLAARAAGIDVQHLHVRLNEFNDVSELKVLSKTLNQMLARLENGFAQLSRFSEDLAHEMRTPLSNLMGQTQHALSRDRSVEDYQNLLVSNQEEYERLARMIDSMLFLARTEQAHIAIQPEPLDLQVLGEQLADYFEGLAQDRDMQVINAAKGDLVADPILVRRAMANLLANALRYGTSGTAVTIAAEARDDTLILSVHNQGEPIAAEHLPRLFERFYRADPSRHQPDDSGGLGLAIVQSIMQLHRGQVSVDSSTNGTTFCLAFPR; from the coding sequence GTGAAAGGCCTGCCACGCGCCTTGAGTTTGCGCCTGGCCATCATGTTCGCGCTGGTCAGTGTGCTGCTGATGGGGGCTTTCGGGTTCTATCTTTATCAATCGTTGGAACGGGAGATCGCGTGGCGCGATGACCAGGCGCTGCTTGGCCGCTTGCAACACACGCAGGCGCTGATCACTGACAGCACGACTGTCGAAACGCTGCGCGGGCGGCCCAAGCTCTACGAAAACATGCTGGGCAATCGGGACAACCTGTTGTGGATTCTTGATGATGCCGGCAAGGTCCTCATCGAAATCAATCCTGTGAATCTGGCGTTGCCCGACTTGCAGGCTGCCCCGGTGGCTCGGCTCGGCAACGGCAGGTATGCGGATCCCGTGCGGCTGGCGTGGGTGGACGTCGTCAATGGAAACCGCCGGCTGACGCTGATTGCGGGCAAGTTGCTGACCGAGCGGGAACAGATGCTCGGCGCGTACCGGCTCAAGCTGTGGATGGCGCTGGCCGTTGCCGCCTTGCTCGCCTTCGCGCTGGGCGGCTGGGTCAGTCAGCGGGGCTTGCGCCCGGTACGCTCGTTGGCCGCACGTGCGGCGGGCATCGATGTTCAGCATCTTCATGTGCGGCTGAACGAATTCAATGACGTCAGCGAACTCAAGGTGCTGAGCAAGACCCTCAACCAGATGTTGGCCAGACTTGAAAACGGGTTTGCGCAGCTGTCGCGCTTTTCGGAAGACCTTGCGCATGAAATGCGCACGCCACTCAGCAATCTCATGGGCCAGACGCAGCATGCTCTGAGCCGTGACCGCAGCGTTGAGGACTATCAAAACTTGCTGGTGTCCAACCAGGAAGAATATGAGCGTCTGGCGCGGATGATCGACAGCATGCTGTTCCTCGCCCGCACCGAGCAGGCACACATCGCGATCCAGCCCGAGCCGCTGGACTTGCAGGTTTTGGGTGAACAGCTGGCCGACTATTTCGAAGGCCTGGCGCAGGATCGCGACATGCAGGTCATCAATGCAGCCAAGGGTGACCTGGTCGCCGATCCGATACTGGTCCGCCGCGCCATGGCGAACCTGCTCGCCAATGCCCTGCGTTACGGCACGTCGGGCACGGCGGTGACCATTGCTGCAGAGGCGCGCGACGATACGCTGATACTCAGCGTGCACAACCAGGGCGAACCGATAGCCGCGGAGCACCTGCCCCGATTGTTCGAGCGCTTCTATCGGGCGGACCCGTCGCGTCATCAACCGGACGATTCGGGTGGTCTGGGCCTGGCCATTGTTCAATCGATCATGCAACTGCATCGCGGCCAGGTCAGCGTGGATAGCTCAACCAACGGGACCACCTTCTGCCTGGCGTTCCCTCGCTAG
- a CDS encoding heavy metal response regulator transcription factor, which translates to MRILVVEDQTKTADYLQKALTESGYAVDVALDGLDGQHLVQESEYDLVILDVMLPGLDGWQLLQIIRRKWQTPVLFLTARDAVEDRVKGLELGADDYLVKPFSYAELLARVRTLLRRGPPREVEHFLVADLSLELTTRKVTRGGQRLTLTNKEFALLHLLLHREGEVLSRALIASHVWQMNFESDTNVVDVAIRRLRAKVDDPYPIKLIHTVRGIGYVLEVQS; encoded by the coding sequence ATGCGCATTCTGGTCGTCGAAGATCAAACGAAAACTGCCGATTACCTGCAGAAGGCGTTGACTGAATCCGGCTATGCCGTGGACGTCGCGCTGGATGGTCTGGACGGCCAGCATCTGGTGCAGGAAAGTGAATACGACCTGGTCATTCTTGACGTCATGCTGCCTGGCCTGGATGGCTGGCAGTTGCTGCAGATCATCCGTCGCAAGTGGCAAACGCCTGTGCTGTTCCTGACCGCACGCGACGCCGTCGAAGACCGGGTCAAGGGACTGGAGCTTGGCGCGGACGATTATCTGGTCAAGCCGTTTTCGTATGCGGAGCTGCTGGCGCGCGTTCGAACCTTGCTACGGCGCGGTCCGCCACGCGAGGTCGAACATTTTCTGGTTGCGGATCTGAGCCTGGAGCTGACGACCCGGAAGGTCACGCGCGGCGGGCAGCGGCTGACGCTGACCAACAAGGAATTCGCCCTGCTGCATCTGCTGCTGCATCGGGAAGGGGAGGTGCTATCGAGGGCGCTGATTGCTTCGCACGTCTGGCAGATGAACTTTGAAAGCGATACCAACGTGGTGGATGTCGCCATCCGCCGGCTGCGGGCCAAGGTCGATGATCCGTACCCGATCAAGTTGATTCACACCGTGCGCGGGATTGGCTACGTGCTGGAGGTGCAATCGTGA